In Artemia franciscana chromosome 4, ASM3288406v1, whole genome shotgun sequence, a single window of DNA contains:
- the LOC136026180 gene encoding zinc finger protein 239-like, with protein sequence MNEEASDHAIIFANETHQSNLLKTDYTETELSNTIVSSAEETTRQKGEDAENQKNETSFQNDEKRSISNNLMRHLIVQTSKNQTIHTGEKPFKCDICKHSSNWKNALAIHMSTHTGEKPFKCDVCKHNFNQKSKLAIHMRTHTGEMPFKCDVCKRTFNQKGNLPIHMRTHTGEKPFKCDVCKHSFNQKGNLAIHMRTHTGEKPFKCDVCKYSSKWKNALAIHMRTQTGEKPFKCDICKYRSKWKNSLAIHMRTYTGEKPFKCDACERSFNQKSNLVRHMRSHTGEKPFKCDVCKYSSKWKNALAIHMRTHTGEKPFKCDACECSFNQKSNLARHMRIHSCHAHENQHR encoded by the coding sequence atgaatGAAGAAGCCTCTGATCATGCGATCATTTTTGCAAATGAGACCCATCAGTCAAATCTGTTAAAAACGGACTATACTGAAACTGAACTATCGAATACAATTGTCTCATCAGCTGAAGAAACCACCAGACAAAAAGGAGAGGACGCAGAAAATCAGAAGAATGAAACATCTTTTCAAAATGATGAGAAACGATCTATAAGCAATAATCTTATGAGACACCTAATAGTTCAAACTAGTAAAAACCAGACgatccacaccggtgaaaaaCCATTCAAATGTGACATTTGTAAGCACAGCTCTAATTGGAAGAATGCtcttgccatacacatgagCACCCACAcaggtgaaaagccattcaaatgtgatgtatgtaaacacaattttaatcagaagagtaagcttgccatacacatgagaacccacaccggGGAAATGCCATTCAAATGTGATGTATGCAAGCGCACTTTTAATCAGAAGGGTAATCTTCccatacacatgagaacccacaccggggaaaagccatttaagtgtgatgtatgcaagcacagttttaatcagaagggtaatcttgccatacacatgagaacacacaccggggaaaagccattcaagtgtgacgtatgTAAGTACAGCTCTAAATGGAAGAATGCtcttgccatacacatgagaacccaaaccggggaaaagccattcaagtgtgacataTGTAAGTACCGCTCTAAATGGAAGAATTCtcttgccatacacatgagaacctacaccggtgaaaagccattcaagtgtgatgcaTGCGAGcgcagttttaatcagaagagtaATCTTGTGAGACACATGAGATCGCACAccggggaaaagccattcaagtgtgacgtatgTAAGTACAGCTCTAAATGGAAGAATGCtcttgccatacacatgagaacccacaccggtgaaaagccattcaagtgtgatgcaTGCGAGtgcagttttaatcagaagagtaATCTTGCCAGACACATGAGAATCCACTCTTGCCATGCACATGAGAACCAACACCgatga